A stretch of Paenibacillus sp. URB8-2 DNA encodes these proteins:
- a CDS encoding ATP phosphoribosyltransferase regulatory subunit, with the protein MSKPKGFEKPIGFRDYLPHAVSKLRKIENDVLNCMNQWGYSQIMTPTLEYYDTVGVASSTSDQKLYKLLNNRGQALVLRSEMTAPVARVVSSLLKDEPLPLRLSYHANVFRAIEEEAGREAEFYQTGVELVGDDSPEADAEVVALAIESLKAAGVQTFKIAMGHVGFLNGLFQEVAPGLPEVQEDLKSHLLDRDYVAFRDALGRLDLTESQKEEMDALLRLRGGKEICGQALGLSRHPLARASIEHLCKVWEVLEAYGVSRHVLIDLTMVGDFTYYTGMTFEGYAAELGFPVCSGGRYDNLLQQFGRSVPSTGFSLKTNRILDGVRGAENGYELPTLVQYDAQQRREGLQESARLRTEGHVVITKLVSNPGELTTADSGIEAGGKRYRDIYTFVSFVKERS; encoded by the coding sequence ATGTCCAAACCGAAGGGTTTCGAGAAGCCCATAGGCTTTCGGGATTACCTCCCGCATGCCGTGAGCAAGCTGCGCAAGATCGAGAACGATGTGCTGAACTGCATGAACCAGTGGGGCTACAGCCAGATTATGACGCCGACTCTGGAATACTACGATACGGTTGGGGTTGCCAGTTCAACCTCGGACCAGAAGCTGTATAAACTGCTGAACAACCGCGGCCAGGCGCTGGTGCTGCGTTCGGAGATGACGGCCCCGGTGGCCCGCGTTGTGTCCTCGCTGCTCAAGGACGAGCCGCTGCCGCTTCGTTTGTCTTATCATGCCAATGTATTCCGGGCGATTGAGGAAGAGGCCGGACGCGAGGCCGAATTTTATCAGACTGGCGTCGAGCTGGTGGGCGATGATTCCCCTGAAGCAGACGCGGAGGTCGTGGCCCTGGCCATCGAATCGCTGAAGGCCGCGGGAGTGCAGACTTTCAAGATCGCCATGGGCCATGTCGGCTTCCTGAACGGTTTGTTCCAGGAAGTGGCCCCGGGACTGCCGGAGGTGCAGGAGGATCTCAAAAGCCATCTGCTGGACCGGGATTATGTCGCTTTCCGTGACGCACTCGGCCGGCTGGACTTGACAGAATCGCAAAAGGAAGAGATGGATGCGCTGCTGCGGCTGCGCGGCGGCAAGGAAATCTGCGGCCAGGCGCTGGGGCTCAGCCGGCATCCGCTCGCCCGTGCTTCCATTGAGCATCTGTGCAAGGTGTGGGAGGTGCTGGAGGCGTATGGAGTGTCCCGGCATGTGCTGATCGATCTGACCATGGTCGGGGATTTTACCTATTATACGGGTATGACTTTCGAAGGCTATGCCGCCGAACTCGGATTTCCGGTCTGCAGCGGCGGACGTTACGACAATCTGCTGCAGCAGTTCGGCCGATCGGTTCCTTCGACGGGCTTCTCGCTTAAGACGAACCGCATTCTGGATGGTGTCCGGGGAGCGGAGAATGGGTATGAGCTGCCGACTCTCGTCCAGTACGATGCGCAGCAGCGCAGAGAAGGATTGCAGGAGTCGGCGCGGCTGCGCACCGAAGGGCATGTTGTGATAACGAAGCTGGTGTCGAATCCCGGAGAGCTGACGACGGCCGATTCCGGTATCGAGGCGGGCGGGAAGCGCTACAGGGACATTTATACCTTCGTTTCATTTGTTAAGGAGCGCAGCTAA
- the hisG gene encoding ATP phosphoribosyltransferase yields MAQILKVAMPKGRIYNKAAELFRSAGLPIPPEGEASRKLVIPLPEAGMEFILAKPVDVPTYVEYGAADIGIVGKDVLLEENRDVYELLDLGIARCRMSIIGLPNWEPGIHQRVATKYPNVASRYFREQGQQVEVIKLNGSIELAPLIGLAERIVDMVETGQTLRDNGLVEMQSIFGITSRLVANRVSYRMKNAEIQQLCDRLQAVIAQPAQ; encoded by the coding sequence ATGGCGCAGATACTGAAGGTGGCTATGCCGAAGGGCCGCATTTATAACAAGGCGGCAGAGCTGTTCCGTTCCGCGGGACTGCCGATTCCTCCGGAAGGCGAGGCTTCGCGCAAGCTGGTCATTCCGCTTCCTGAGGCGGGAATGGAGTTTATTTTGGCCAAGCCGGTGGACGTGCCCACCTATGTGGAATACGGAGCGGCGGATATCGGAATCGTAGGCAAGGATGTGCTGCTCGAGGAGAACCGGGATGTGTACGAGCTGCTGGACCTCGGCATCGCCCGCTGCCGGATGTCAATCATCGGCCTGCCGAACTGGGAGCCGGGTATTCATCAGCGCGTGGCGACCAAATATCCGAATGTCGCTTCCCGGTATTTCCGGGAGCAGGGCCAGCAGGTGGAGGTCATCAAGCTGAACGGCTCCATCGAGCTGGCGCCGCTGATTGGACTTGCCGAAAGAATCGTCGATATGGTGGAGACGGGACAGACGCTGCGCGACAATGGACTCGTTGAAATGCAGAGCATTTTCGGGATTACGAGCCGGCTTGTGGCCAATCGGGTCAGCTACCGGATGAAAAATGCGGAAATCCAGCAGCTGTGCGACCGGCTTCAGGCCGTTATCGCCCAGCCGGCCCAATAA
- the hisD gene encoding histidinol dehydrogenase, with amino-acid sequence MKVQSSRDFKLQRDVDYGTPEQNKAVKQIVADIKQEGDAALFRYTEKFDGARLDRNNVRVTQEELQAAYKHVEESFVAAIRAAAENIRAFHARQKRNSWMDLQPDGTILGQIIRPLQRVGVYVPGGKASYPSSVLMNVIPAQIAGVPEIVMVTPPATGGKEGIDPYILVAAAEAGVNEIYRVGGAQAVAALAFGTESIEPVDKICGPGNIYVALAKREVYGAVDIDSIAGPSEIVVLADDAAEPAYVAADLLSQAEHDEMASAILVTPSQALAEAVAAEVERQLRELPREAIARASVENYGAIIVVETLEEGISVVNRLAPEHLEIVAQDPMALTGAIRNAGAIFLGPYSSEPVGDYFAGPNHIIPTNGTARFSSPVDVDDFIKKSSLIYYSKEALLRDGRTIIELARREGLEAHARAVEIRLENEAKGGEERGE; translated from the coding sequence GTGAAGGTGCAATCCAGCAGGGATTTCAAGCTGCAGCGGGACGTCGATTACGGTACCCCTGAGCAGAATAAGGCCGTTAAGCAAATTGTGGCCGATATCAAACAGGAGGGCGATGCCGCCCTTTTCCGATATACGGAAAAATTCGACGGAGCCCGGCTGGACCGTAACAATGTCCGGGTTACCCAGGAAGAGCTGCAGGCTGCTTACAAGCATGTTGAAGAATCGTTTGTGGCGGCGATTCGGGCCGCAGCGGAGAACATCCGCGCATTCCATGCCAGACAAAAGCGGAACTCCTGGATGGACCTGCAGCCCGACGGCACGATTCTCGGCCAGATCATCCGGCCGCTCCAGCGCGTGGGCGTGTATGTTCCCGGGGGCAAGGCATCCTATCCTTCTTCCGTGCTGATGAATGTGATTCCCGCCCAGATCGCCGGCGTGCCGGAGATCGTTATGGTGACGCCGCCGGCGACAGGCGGGAAGGAAGGGATCGACCCTTATATTCTGGTCGCCGCCGCGGAGGCCGGCGTGAATGAAATATACCGTGTCGGAGGCGCCCAGGCGGTAGCCGCGCTGGCGTTCGGCACGGAGTCGATCGAACCGGTCGATAAAATTTGCGGGCCGGGCAATATTTACGTCGCGCTGGCCAAGCGCGAGGTGTACGGGGCCGTCGATATCGACAGCATCGCCGGTCCGAGCGAAATCGTCGTGCTGGCGGACGACGCCGCCGAACCGGCCTATGTCGCCGCCGATCTCTTATCTCAGGCGGAGCATGACGAGATGGCTTCGGCCATCCTTGTGACGCCTTCGCAAGCCCTGGCCGAGGCGGTCGCCGCCGAGGTGGAGCGGCAGCTTCGGGAGCTGCCGCGTGAGGCAATCGCCCGGGCTTCTGTGGAAAATTACGGCGCCATTATCGTAGTGGAGACGCTGGAAGAAGGGATTTCCGTCGTCAACCGGCTGGCGCCGGAGCATCTGGAAATCGTGGCGCAGGACCCGATGGCGCTGACCGGAGCGATCCGGAACGCCGGAGCGATTTTCCTCGGGCCATACAGCTCGGAGCCGGTGGGCGACTATTTTGCCGGGCCGAATCACATAATTCCAACGAACGGAACGGCGCGGTTCTCGTCGCCGGTGGACGTTGACGATTTTATTAAAAAATCCAGTCTGATCTATTACAGCAAGGAGGCGCTGCTGCGCGACGGAAGAACCATCATCGAGCTGGCGCGCCGCGAAGGGCTGGAGGCCCATGCCAGAGCCGTGGAAATCAGGCTGGAGAATGAAGCGAAGGGTGGAGAAGAGCGTGGAGAATAA
- the hisB gene encoding imidazoleglycerol-phosphate dehydratase HisB, producing the protein MKRRVEKSVENNGQLIRQAGLSRKTNETDIKLALTVDGSGQSELETDVPFLNHMLDLFTKHGQFDLSVQARGDIEIDDHHTVEDIGICLGQAMREALGDKKGIKRYASVFVPMDEALAQVIIDISNRPHFEYRAEYPSQQVGSFSTEMVHEFLWKFALEARITLHVIVHYGFNTHHMIEAVFKALGRALDEATAIDPRVKGVPSTKGVL; encoded by the coding sequence ATGAAGCGAAGGGTGGAGAAGAGCGTGGAGAATAACGGGCAGTTAATCAGGCAAGCGGGTCTTTCCCGCAAAACGAATGAGACGGACATCAAGCTGGCGCTGACAGTGGACGGAAGCGGTCAGTCGGAACTGGAGACCGATGTGCCTTTTCTGAACCATATGCTCGATTTGTTCACAAAGCACGGCCAATTCGATCTGTCCGTCCAGGCGCGCGGCGATATCGAGATTGACGATCATCATACGGTGGAGGATATCGGCATTTGCCTCGGACAGGCTATGCGTGAAGCGCTAGGCGACAAGAAGGGCATCAAACGATACGCAAGTGTATTTGTGCCGATGGACGAGGCGCTCGCGCAGGTCATCATCGATATCAGCAACCGACCGCATTTCGAGTACCGGGCAGAGTATCCTTCGCAGCAGGTGGGCAGCTTCTCCACGGAGATGGTCCATGAATTTCTGTGGAAATTCGCGCTGGAAGCGCGGATAACGCTGCATGTCATCGTGCATTACGGTTTCAATACGCATCATATGATCGAAGCGGTATTCAAGGCTCTCGGGCGCGCGCTGGACGAGGCGACGGCGATCGATCCCCGGGTGAAAGGCGTTCCATCCACGAAAGGAGTGCTGTAG
- the hisH gene encoding imidazole glycerol phosphate synthase subunit HisH translates to MTVAIVDYGIGNLHSVSKAIERLGHEPLVTGNPGEILAADRVILPGVGAFGDAMDHLRESGLDAVVKEVAATGRQPLLGICLGMQLLFTQSEEYGVHEGLDLLPGTVVRFEPREGYKVPHMGWNKLQYLQPENPLLKGLEEGHVYFVHSYHAHVTQKSDLLAVTDYGHPVTAIVGRGSVFGMQFHPEKSGELGRKLLEQFLKLEI, encoded by the coding sequence ATGACCGTTGCTATCGTCGATTACGGGATCGGCAACCTGCACAGCGTTAGCAAGGCAATCGAGCGTCTCGGCCACGAGCCGCTCGTGACTGGTAACCCGGGCGAAATTCTGGCCGCGGACCGCGTCATTCTGCCCGGCGTCGGCGCATTCGGCGACGCGATGGATCATCTGCGGGAAAGCGGACTGGACGCGGTCGTCAAAGAGGTCGCAGCGACGGGCCGGCAGCCGCTGCTCGGCATCTGCCTGGGCATGCAGCTCCTGTTTACCCAAAGTGAGGAGTACGGCGTCCATGAGGGGCTTGATCTTTTGCCGGGAACGGTGGTGCGCTTTGAGCCCAGAGAGGGCTACAAGGTTCCGCATATGGGCTGGAACAAGCTGCAGTACCTTCAGCCGGAGAACCCGCTGCTCAAGGGGCTGGAAGAGGGCCATGTCTACTTTGTCCATTCCTACCACGCCCACGTCACGCAGAAAAGCGATCTGCTGGCCGTGACGGATTACGGTCACCCGGTTACAGCTATCGTTGGGCGGGGCAGCGTATTCGGCATGCAGTTTCACCCCGAGAAGAGCGGGGAGCTGGGAAGGAAGCTGCTTGAGCAGTTTTTGAAGCTGGAAATCTAA
- the hisA gene encoding 1-(5-phosphoribosyl)-5-[(5-phosphoribosylamino)methylideneamino]imidazole-4-carboxamide isomerase codes for MSSFIVYPAIDIRNGKCVRLLQGDYNQETVYGDSPLDMAKSWEAQGGEFIHLVDLDGAKAGHPVNIDIIGSIAAGVNVPVQVGGGLRTLEDVEKLLSLGVSRVIIGTAAINDREFTEAVLAKYGAKVAIGIDARNGYVATHGWLNTSEVLATDLAKELASKGAETFIYTDISRDGMMQGPNVEGILAMAQASGKSVIASGGVTVQDDLLRLSAHKNSGIGGAIVGKALYTGNIKLAEALAALK; via the coding sequence ATGTCTTCTTTTATCGTGTATCCGGCGATTGATATCCGGAACGGAAAATGCGTCCGGCTGCTGCAGGGCGATTATAATCAGGAAACGGTCTACGGCGACAGCCCGCTCGATATGGCCAAATCATGGGAGGCGCAGGGCGGAGAATTCATCCATCTTGTCGACCTGGACGGCGCAAAGGCCGGACATCCCGTCAATATCGACATTATCGGATCGATCGCCGCGGGCGTGAACGTGCCGGTTCAGGTCGGTGGAGGGCTGCGCACCTTGGAAGATGTGGAGAAGCTGCTGTCGCTCGGCGTCAGCCGGGTCATCATCGGCACCGCCGCCATCAATGACCGGGAATTTACCGAAGCCGTGCTGGCGAAATACGGCGCTAAGGTTGCGATCGGCATCGATGCGCGGAACGGCTATGTCGCCACGCACGGCTGGCTTAACACGTCGGAGGTGCTGGCTACAGATTTGGCGAAGGAACTCGCTTCCAAGGGCGCGGAAACCTTTATCTACACGGATATCTCCCGAGACGGGATGATGCAGGGCCCGAACGTGGAGGGCATTCTCGCTATGGCGCAAGCCAGCGGCAAAAGCGTGATCGCCTCCGGCGGGGTCACCGTCCAGGACGATTTGCTTCGCCTCAGCGCGCATAAGAACAGCGGTATCGGCGGCGCCATCGTCGGGAAGGCGCTGTATACCGGAAACATTAAGCTTGCCGAGGCTTTGGCGGCGTTGAAGTAG
- the hisF gene encoding imidazole glycerol phosphate synthase subunit HisF yields the protein MLAKRIIPCLDVKDGRVVKGVNFVNLRDAGDPVELAAIYDREGADELVFLDISASVEGRATMVEVVRRTAGEISIPFTVGGGISAPEHMKTILRAGADKIGINTAAVNNPQLILEGARRFGSQCIVVAVDAKYNETWGEWEVYTHGGRKPSGIKALEWVKQAEKLGAGEILLTSMDADGTKDGFDLRLTSAVSDLVDIPVIASGGAGKIEHFYDVFTAGKADAGLAATIFHYKEIAIGDLKADLKQKGVEIR from the coding sequence ATGCTGGCCAAACGCATCATACCCTGTCTGGACGTTAAAGACGGGCGGGTGGTAAAAGGCGTTAATTTTGTAAACCTGCGCGATGCCGGCGATCCGGTGGAGCTGGCGGCGATTTACGACCGGGAAGGCGCGGATGAGCTGGTGTTTCTGGATATCTCCGCATCGGTGGAAGGCCGGGCGACCATGGTCGAGGTCGTGCGCCGCACGGCGGGCGAAATTTCCATTCCGTTCACCGTGGGAGGAGGAATATCGGCTCCCGAGCATATGAAGACGATTTTACGCGCCGGAGCCGACAAAATCGGCATCAACACTGCGGCCGTCAACAATCCGCAGCTCATTCTCGAAGGAGCGCGGCGATTCGGCTCCCAGTGTATTGTAGTGGCGGTAGATGCCAAATATAATGAGACTTGGGGCGAGTGGGAAGTGTACACCCACGGCGGACGAAAGCCTTCCGGAATCAAAGCGCTGGAATGGGTGAAACAGGCCGAGAAGCTGGGAGCCGGAGAGATTCTGCTTACCAGTATGGATGCCGACGGCACCAAGGACGGCTTTGATCTTCGCCTGACATCGGCCGTCAGCGACTTGGTGGATATCCCGGTGATCGCATCGGGCGGAGCGGGGAAAATTGAACATTTTTACGATGTGTTCACTGCGGGCAAAGCGGATGCGGGACTTGCAGCGACCATTTTTCACTATAAGGAAATTGCGATCGGCGATTTGAAGGCCGACTTAAAACAAAAGGGTGTGGAAATCCGATGA
- the hisIE gene encoding bifunctional phosphoribosyl-AMP cyclohydrolase/phosphoribosyl-ATP diphosphatase HisIE, whose translation MSGQQNNTTPGQQDILEGIRWNDAGLLPAIVQDDKTLEVLMFAYMNPESLKLSLESGQTWFWSRSRGELWHKGGTSGNTQAITSIHYDCDSDTLLVKVKPEGPACHTGKVSCFYRELPLGSKSAADKPEAGELHSAERSAEERFAVLAELERIIAERETELPEGAYTTYLFNKGVDKILKKVGEETAETIIAAKNKDNAELRLEVSDLIYHLLVLLQERKLPLDDIMAELSARHERPRRD comes from the coding sequence ATGAGCGGACAGCAAAACAATACGACGCCTGGACAACAGGATATTTTGGAAGGAATACGCTGGAACGATGCCGGGCTTCTGCCTGCCATTGTGCAAGACGATAAAACCTTGGAAGTGCTCATGTTCGCATATATGAACCCGGAATCGCTGAAGCTGTCGCTGGAGAGCGGACAGACCTGGTTCTGGAGCCGTTCGCGAGGAGAGCTGTGGCATAAAGGCGGCACTTCGGGCAATACGCAGGCGATAACCTCGATTCATTACGACTGCGACAGTGATACGCTGCTCGTTAAGGTCAAGCCGGAAGGACCAGCCTGTCATACGGGCAAGGTTTCATGCTTCTACCGCGAGCTGCCGCTCGGCAGCAAGTCTGCGGCGGATAAGCCGGAGGCGGGTGAATTACATAGCGCCGAAAGATCGGCCGAAGAGCGTTTCGCTGTGCTGGCCGAGCTGGAGCGGATTATCGCCGAGAGAGAGACGGAGCTTCCGGAAGGGGCCTATACCACGTATTTGTTCAATAAAGGCGTAGACAAGATTCTGAAAAAAGTCGGCGAAGAAACGGCCGAGACGATCATCGCCGCCAAGAACAAGGATAACGCCGAGCTTCGACTGGAGGTCAGTGATCTGATTTACCACCTGCTCGTCCTGCTGCAGGAGCGAAAGCTTCCGCTCGACGACATTATGGCCGAGCTTAGCGCGCGCCACGAGCGGCCCCGCCGCGACTAG
- the hisJ gene encoding histidinol-phosphatase HisJ has translation MQIDYHTHHERCGHAVGKLEDYVRRGVELGLDQLGLSDHLPLIHVDPDQYYPEMAMPLEELPRYVEECLDLKERYRGTIDIRVGLEADYIEGYEEQIRELLSPYPWDYLIGSVHFLGEWDITDYRQVHGWEGQDPLEVYRRYYQAISKAASSGLYDIIGHMDVIKRFGYGPDTSEGKAEVRTMERSALQAIADAGIAMELNASGLFKPCAEMFPAPHVLAGALELGIPLTLGSDAHDPLKLGEGLADARKLLWDTGFRELAVFKERRREAVPFEG, from the coding sequence ATGCAGATCGATTACCATACCCATCACGAGCGCTGCGGTCATGCCGTAGGCAAGCTCGAAGACTATGTTCGCCGGGGCGTTGAGCTGGGCCTGGACCAGCTTGGGCTCTCGGATCATCTCCCGCTGATTCATGTCGATCCGGACCAGTATTATCCCGAGATGGCGATGCCGCTGGAGGAGCTTCCGCGCTACGTGGAGGAGTGCCTTGACCTGAAGGAGCGCTATCGAGGGACTATCGATATCCGCGTGGGGCTTGAGGCCGATTATATCGAAGGCTATGAAGAGCAAATCCGCGAACTGCTGTCTCCCTACCCATGGGATTACCTGATCGGCTCAGTCCATTTTCTCGGCGAGTGGGATATTACCGATTACCGGCAGGTTCACGGCTGGGAAGGCCAAGATCCCCTTGAGGTATACCGGCGTTACTATCAAGCGATAAGTAAGGCGGCATCTTCGGGATTATACGATATAATAGGGCATATGGATGTTATTAAAAGATTCGGCTACGGGCCGGATACCTCAGAAGGCAAGGCGGAAGTGAGAACAATGGAAAGAAGCGCGCTGCAAGCGATTGCGGACGCGGGAATCGCGATGGAACTGAACGCCTCTGGCCTGTTCAAGCCGTGCGCGGAGATGTTTCCGGCTCCGCATGTGCTTGCTGGGGCGCTTGAACTGGGCATCCCGCTGACGCTGGGCTCGGACGCCCATGATCCGCTTAAGCTGGGCGAAGGTCTTGCGGATGCGCGAAAGCTGCTCTGGGACACGGGATTCCGTGAACTTGCGGTGTTTAAAGAGCGCCGCCGCGAGGCGGTTCCTTTTGAAGGCTAA
- a CDS encoding ribose-phosphate diphosphokinase, protein MQHHSLRIFSGSSNPKLAADIAGRLGVELGRIKLTRFKSGEIYVHYEESIRNCDVFLVQSLSHPINELFVELLVMIDAAKRASARTVNIIVPYYGYARQERKSAPREPISAKMVADVLTTAGATRVLTIDLHAAAIQGFFNIPVDHLTALDLISGYLKTKNLSDVVVVSPDAGRASMAEKLASRLDSPFAIMIKKRPAHNESVITHVIGDVEGRTPVIIEDLIDTGTTIVNVVEGLKERGAKNSIVCATHGLFSGPAIVRLEHPGIEEVVVTDSIALPADHSSRFTVLSVAPMLARATRIITEGGSIDKLLEDAGI, encoded by the coding sequence ATGCAGCACCATTCATTGCGTATTTTTTCCGGCTCGTCCAATCCGAAGCTGGCCGCAGATATTGCCGGGCGGCTTGGCGTGGAGCTGGGGAGGATCAAGCTGACCCGCTTCAAGAGCGGCGAGATTTATGTGCATTATGAAGAAAGCATCCGGAATTGCGACGTTTTTTTGGTGCAATCACTCTCCCATCCCATCAATGAGCTGTTCGTCGAGCTTCTAGTGATGATTGACGCCGCCAAGCGGGCGTCCGCCCGTACGGTTAATATCATCGTTCCGTACTACGGCTATGCCCGTCAGGAGCGCAAATCGGCGCCTAGAGAGCCGATCTCCGCCAAAATGGTCGCCGACGTGCTGACAACGGCCGGCGCTACGCGCGTCCTGACCATCGATCTTCATGCCGCGGCGATCCAGGGCTTCTTCAACATTCCGGTGGACCACCTGACCGCGCTTGATCTGATCAGCGGCTATCTGAAGACTAAGAATTTGTCCGATGTGGTAGTTGTATCGCCCGATGCCGGCCGCGCTTCCATGGCCGAGAAGCTGGCGAGCCGGCTCGATTCGCCGTTTGCAATTATGATCAAGAAGCGCCCGGCCCATAACGAATCGGTCATTACCCATGTCATCGGCGATGTGGAGGGGCGGACTCCGGTCATCATCGAGGATCTGATCGATACGGGCACCACCATTGTCAACGTTGTCGAAGGACTTAAGGAGAGAGGCGCGAAGAACAGCATCGTCTGCGCCACACACGGGCTATTCTCCGGTCCGGCGATCGTCCGGCTGGAGCATCCGGGAATTGAGGAAGTGGTGGTCACCGATTCAATCGCGCTGCCCGCCGATCACTCCAGCCGGTTCACTGTATTGTCGGTCGCTCCGATGCTGGCAAGGGCCACACGCATTATTACCGAAGGCGGTTCCATCGATAAGCTGCTTGAAGACGCGGGGATTTAA
- a CDS encoding tetratricopeptide repeat protein — protein sequence MIEKTSEPVGRNVISVALSANFFFERAVRSLDRFQYEKALKNFRKAVEYEPENPVNHCNMAGILSEMGNYEASNAILAHVLEKVDPSMTECHFYMANNFANMENFEEAERSLVTYLEEDANGEFLAESDELLELLHYELDRPAPLHRIRSREGAVEHDRARSLLEEGKFPEAVRLLEEIIEGTPDFLAARNNLALAYFYLGRFGKAKECIAQVLEHEPGNLHALCNMAIFLQYEGDRETLDALLRMLEVTVPFHREHVFKLATTMGILGRHRIAYGHFRRLLKDEEIGGDAGLYHYCAAAACNSGLLREAERCWRQAAKLDPESAVPRFFLNLLHQSAAEGAALPPVSYNYQLPFQEQLKQWKANRGSFAEQVRVNPLLRSSFFWALRYGDASLKRQVTEALSWIGDEEMVQALKELLSEPLQGAKQEEAGLLRLHKLIGMEPEKEPRPEGKERLPRG from the coding sequence ATGATAGAAAAGACTTCAGAGCCGGTCGGCCGGAATGTGATTTCCGTTGCTCTGAGCGCCAATTTTTTCTTTGAAAGAGCCGTGCGTTCGCTCGATCGCTTTCAATATGAGAAAGCATTGAAAAATTTCCGCAAAGCGGTTGAATATGAACCGGAAAATCCGGTTAATCATTGCAATATGGCGGGTATACTGTCGGAGATGGGAAATTATGAAGCGTCCAACGCTATTTTGGCCCATGTTCTGGAAAAAGTGGACCCATCGATGACGGAGTGCCATTTTTATATGGCTAACAACTTTGCCAACATGGAAAACTTTGAAGAAGCCGAACGTTCGTTGGTGACGTATCTCGAGGAGGATGCTAACGGCGAGTTTCTTGCCGAATCGGATGAACTGCTGGAGCTGCTTCATTACGAGCTCGACCGGCCCGCTCCGCTTCACCGGATTCGCAGCAGAGAAGGGGCGGTCGAGCACGACCGGGCCCGCAGCCTGCTGGAAGAAGGGAAATTTCCGGAGGCGGTGCGCCTGCTGGAAGAGATCATCGAAGGCACGCCCGATTTTTTGGCAGCGCGTAATAATTTGGCTCTGGCCTATTTTTATTTGGGGCGGTTCGGCAAAGCCAAAGAGTGTATCGCGCAGGTGCTGGAGCACGAGCCGGGAAACTTGCACGCGCTCTGCAATATGGCAATTTTTCTGCAGTATGAAGGGGACCGGGAAACGCTGGACGCGCTGCTGCGCATGCTAGAGGTTACTGTTCCGTTTCACCGGGAGCATGTCTTCAAGCTTGCGACAACAATGGGGATTCTGGGACGGCACAGAATCGCGTACGGCCATTTCCGCCGTCTGTTGAAAGACGAGGAGATCGGCGGCGACGCCGGCCTCTATCATTACTGCGCGGCCGCGGCCTGCAACAGCGGACTGCTGCGGGAGGCGGAGCGCTGCTGGCGGCAGGCCGCCAAGCTCGATCCGGAGTCGGCGGTGCCCCGGTTCTTCCTGAACCTGCTGCATCAATCCGCAGCGGAAGGGGCGGCTCTGCCGCCCGTCAGCTATAATTACCAGCTTCCTTTTCAGGAGCAGCTCAAGCAGTGGAAGGCCAATAGAGGCAGCTTTGCCGAGCAGGTTCGGGTCAACCCGCTGCTGCGGTCGTCCTTCTTCTGGGCGCTGCGCTACGGAGATGCCAGCCTGAAGCGGCAGGTCACCGAGGCGCTCAGCTGGATCGGCGACGAAGAGATGGTCCAGGCGCTTAAGGAACTGCTGAGCGAGCCGTTGCAAGGCGCCAAGCAGGAGGAAGCTGGTCTGCTCCGTCTGCATAAGCTTATCGGCATGGAGCCGGAGAAGGAGCCGCGCCCGGAAGGGAAAGAGCGGCTTCCGCGCGGCTAA